One Gossypium hirsutum isolate 1008001.06 chromosome A11, Gossypium_hirsutum_v2.1, whole genome shotgun sequence genomic window carries:
- the LOC107896341 gene encoding uncharacterized protein isoform X1: MKNDDTLPTTTATTTTALANVKKESSDSSLFGKGRYKFWALAAILLLAFWSMFTGTVTLRWSAGNLNRFSDDFDSHIHDDLDVLEMEEREKVVKHMWDVYTNSRRIRLPRFWQEAFEAAYEELTSDVPGVREDAVSEIAKMSIRSVDLDPLPVQPTSLRSNQGFKLRSRSRFRSHCVYRGCGHNGCYCGHCSYRGREFYITYCVLRV; this comes from the exons atgaagaatgaCGATACTCTGCCGACGACAACTGCAACGACAACAACGGCGTTAGCGAATGTGAAGAAGGAAAGCTCAGATTCGAGTTTATTTGGTAAAGGTCGTTACAAGTTCTGGGCTTTAGCGGCGATTTTGTTATTGGCATTCTGGTCGATGTTCACCGGCACCGTTACTCTGCGGTGGTCAGCCGGTAACCTCAACCGTTTTTCAGATGATTTTGATAGCCATATTCACGACGATCTAGACGTTCTC GAAATGGAGGAGAGAGAGAAGGTGGTGAAGCACATGTGGGATGTGTACACTAACAGCCGTCGGATTAGATTACCTAGGTTTTGGCAAGAGGCATTTGAGGCTGCCTACGAGGAGTTGACCAGTGATGTGCCTGGGGTTAGAGAGGATGCAGTTAGTGAGATCGCTAAGATGTCCATACGCTCCGTGGATCTTGATCCTCTTCCAGTCCAACCAACG AGTTTGAGGTCCaatcagggatttaaattgcggtcgcggtcgcgttttcggtcgcattgcgtttatcgcggttgcggacataacggatgctattgcggtcattgcagttatcgcggtcgtgaattttacaTTACTTATTGTGTATTGCGGGTATAG
- the LOC107896341 gene encoding uncharacterized protein isoform X3 yields the protein MKNDDTLPTTTATTTTALANVKKESSDSSLFGKGRYKFWALAAILLLAFWSMFTGTVTLRWSAGNLNRFSDDFDSHIHDDLDVLEMEEREKVVKHMWDVYTNSRRIRLPRFWQEAFEAAYEELTSDVPGVREDAVSEIAKMSIRSVDLDPLPVQPTKGVKRAEKGRLKLISSGNSE from the exons atgaagaatgaCGATACTCTGCCGACGACAACTGCAACGACAACAACGGCGTTAGCGAATGTGAAGAAGGAAAGCTCAGATTCGAGTTTATTTGGTAAAGGTCGTTACAAGTTCTGGGCTTTAGCGGCGATTTTGTTATTGGCATTCTGGTCGATGTTCACCGGCACCGTTACTCTGCGGTGGTCAGCCGGTAACCTCAACCGTTTTTCAGATGATTTTGATAGCCATATTCACGACGATCTAGACGTTCTC GAAATGGAGGAGAGAGAGAAGGTGGTGAAGCACATGTGGGATGTGTACACTAACAGCCGTCGGATTAGATTACCTAGGTTTTGGCAAGAGGCATTTGAGGCTGCCTACGAGGAGTTGACCAGTGATGTGCCTGGGGTTAGAGAGGATGCAGTTAGTGAGATCGCTAAGATGTCCATACGCTCCGTGGATCTTGATCCTCTTCCAGTCCAACCAACG AAGGGTGTAAAACGAGCAGAGAAAGGTAGATTGAAGTTGATTTCAAGTGGAAATAGTGAATAA
- the LOC107896341 gene encoding uncharacterized protein isoform X5: MKNDDTLPTTTATTTTALANVKKESSDSSLFGKGRYKFWALAAILLLAFWSMFTGTVTLRWSAGNLNRFSDDFDSHIHDDLDVLEMEEREKVVKHMWDVYTNSRRIRLPRFWQEAFEAAYEELTSDVPGVREDAVSEIAKMSIRSVDLDPLPVQPTRLVLDDC; this comes from the exons atgaagaatgaCGATACTCTGCCGACGACAACTGCAACGACAACAACGGCGTTAGCGAATGTGAAGAAGGAAAGCTCAGATTCGAGTTTATTTGGTAAAGGTCGTTACAAGTTCTGGGCTTTAGCGGCGATTTTGTTATTGGCATTCTGGTCGATGTTCACCGGCACCGTTACTCTGCGGTGGTCAGCCGGTAACCTCAACCGTTTTTCAGATGATTTTGATAGCCATATTCACGACGATCTAGACGTTCTC GAAATGGAGGAGAGAGAGAAGGTGGTGAAGCACATGTGGGATGTGTACACTAACAGCCGTCGGATTAGATTACCTAGGTTTTGGCAAGAGGCATTTGAGGCTGCCTACGAGGAGTTGACCAGTGATGTGCCTGGGGTTAGAGAGGATGCAGTTAGTGAGATCGCTAAGATGTCCATACGCTCCGTGGATCTTGATCCTCTTCCAGTCCAACCAACG AGACTAGTCCTTGACGATTGCTAG
- the LOC107896341 gene encoding uncharacterized protein isoform X4: MKNDDTLPTTTATTTTALANVKKESSDSSLFGKGRYKFWALAAILLLAFWSMFTGTVTLRWSAGNLNRFSDDFDSHIHDDLDVLEMEEREKVVKHMWDVYTNSRRIRLPRFWQEAFEAAYEELTSDVPGVREDAVSEIAKMSIRSVDLDPLPVQPTGVKRAEKGRLKLISSGNSE, encoded by the exons atgaagaatgaCGATACTCTGCCGACGACAACTGCAACGACAACAACGGCGTTAGCGAATGTGAAGAAGGAAAGCTCAGATTCGAGTTTATTTGGTAAAGGTCGTTACAAGTTCTGGGCTTTAGCGGCGATTTTGTTATTGGCATTCTGGTCGATGTTCACCGGCACCGTTACTCTGCGGTGGTCAGCCGGTAACCTCAACCGTTTTTCAGATGATTTTGATAGCCATATTCACGACGATCTAGACGTTCTC GAAATGGAGGAGAGAGAGAAGGTGGTGAAGCACATGTGGGATGTGTACACTAACAGCCGTCGGATTAGATTACCTAGGTTTTGGCAAGAGGCATTTGAGGCTGCCTACGAGGAGTTGACCAGTGATGTGCCTGGGGTTAGAGAGGATGCAGTTAGTGAGATCGCTAAGATGTCCATACGCTCCGTGGATCTTGATCCTCTTCCAGTCCAACCAACG GGTGTAAAACGAGCAGAGAAAGGTAGATTGAAGTTGATTTCAAGTGGAAATAGTGAATAA
- the LOC107896341 gene encoding uncharacterized protein isoform X2, with protein MKNDDTLPTTTATTTTALANVKKESSDSSLFGKGRYKFWALAAILLLAFWSMFTGTVTLRWSAGNLNRFSDDFDSHIHDDLDVLEMEEREKVVKHMWDVYTNSRRIRLPRFWQEAFEAAYEELTSDVPGVREDAVSEIAKMSIRSVDLDPLPVQPTSLRSNPIKWHLSRWCKDFGIFQNMQGDGNLRFDG; from the exons atgaagaatgaCGATACTCTGCCGACGACAACTGCAACGACAACAACGGCGTTAGCGAATGTGAAGAAGGAAAGCTCAGATTCGAGTTTATTTGGTAAAGGTCGTTACAAGTTCTGGGCTTTAGCGGCGATTTTGTTATTGGCATTCTGGTCGATGTTCACCGGCACCGTTACTCTGCGGTGGTCAGCCGGTAACCTCAACCGTTTTTCAGATGATTTTGATAGCCATATTCACGACGATCTAGACGTTCTC GAAATGGAGGAGAGAGAGAAGGTGGTGAAGCACATGTGGGATGTGTACACTAACAGCCGTCGGATTAGATTACCTAGGTTTTGGCAAGAGGCATTTGAGGCTGCCTACGAGGAGTTGACCAGTGATGTGCCTGGGGTTAGAGAGGATGCAGTTAGTGAGATCGCTAAGATGTCCATACGCTCCGTGGATCTTGATCCTCTTCCAGTCCAACCAACG AGTTTGAGGTCCa aTCCAATTAAGTGGCATTTGTCAAGGTGGTGCAAGGACTTTGGTATATTTCAGAACATGCAAGGGGATGGAAACTTAAGGTTTGATGgttaa